Proteins co-encoded in one Brassica rapa cultivar Chiifu-401-42 chromosome A02, CAAS_Brap_v3.01, whole genome shotgun sequence genomic window:
- the LOC103850962 gene encoding WPP domain-associated protein, with product MKDIMKEVEGKVKFSMADSTMMLLVQQAMDKAHEKIKTKHGLLLRLNAISLFYELAVLQLQSCLNFVQQETDNLESNHEEVVRDLRKIKDRLHHRLLETELAILEKDRELLERSENEASLRNVLESKETELVHLQDLERKRSSCNEIGEEFSELKSSVDHQVMNLRQKIETEYDGLGKEADDPSGVDIDVLKGTMDLAFNKMHHAIFLSELGPIEQSWRWSVERETMGLLIKGFMSGLEEEKKRVMMVVRDYELGFKDRVCLIRREVECLESQIIIQRSSSSPRAITTSSSSVDCEVVNDDKEEEGEGEEDSSNYPVSKLIKSHESIIRRKSEELVSPKIESIKRQRSCNSSSSKRAVDDIVSGLDSLVCLNTKMFEYFCYDGDDDRCDEHEVVMDDGLDDVWKKMQKHRSVACENEVEEKEDVEMKLMILEDTYLTLFRGLLTDNKRLLEEQGKRACLDTSLVFDDFEILREDEEFRQQVDWIIVRELLREVSESVENLERVKADNKRLLEKQGKKACLDTSPVFNDLEILREDEEFRQEVDWIIVRELLREFSETVENHERIEADNKSLFEEQGKRACLDRSIVSDDFEILHEGEEFRQEMDSTTVTELLSEVSETLDNQERIQANNKRLLEKEGKMACLDTSLAFDDFEILCEDGVFRQEVDWIVVRELLREVSETVENLERIEAENKRLLEEQGKRACMVISLVFDDFDFKIQERLKMATLGLQNLGKNIDSTMDYMAELRRKESVYKTAFVLRCENLIKAETEVDLLGDQVDSLVKLLQKTLWTFHQHPLLLCNHSDISEICKMIKEVLYEDYKAN from the exons ATGAAAGATATAATGAAGGAAGTGGAAGGGAAAGTGAAATTTTCAATGGCGGATTCGACGATGATGTTACTTGTACAACAAGCAATGGACAAAGCTCACGAAAAGATCAAAACAAAACACGGTCTCCTCCTCCGCCTCAACGCTATATCCCTCTTCTACGAGCTCGCCGTCTTACAGCTCCAGAGCTGTCTTAATTTCGTGCAACAAGAGACCGATAACCTCGAGAGCAACCACGAGGAAGTGGTTCGCGATCTGAGGAAAATCAAAGACAGGCTTCACCACCGGCTCTTAGAGACGGAGCTAGCTATTCTCGAGAAAGACAGAGAGCTTTTGGAGAGGTCTGAGAACGAAGCGAGCTTGAGAAACGTTTTGGAGAGTAAAGAGACAGAGCTTGTTCATTTGCAAGATCTAGAGAGGAAGAGAAGTAGTTGTAATGAGATTGGTGAGGAGTTTTCTGAGCTGAAGAGCTCTGTTGATCATCAGGTGATGAATCTTAGACAAAAGATTGAGACGGAGTACGATGGTTTGGGGAAAGAAGCTGATGATCCTTCAGGTGTTGATATAGATGTTTTGAAAGGGACAATGGATCTTGCTTTTAACAAGATGCATCACGCGATATTCTTGTCTGAACTGGGACCCATTGAGCAGAGTTGGAGATGGTCTGTAGAGAGGGAGACAATGGGGTTACTGATAAAAGGTTTCATGAGTGGTttagaggaggagaagaagagggtTATGATGGTTGTGAGAGATTATGAGTTAGGTTTTAAAGATAGGGTTTGTTTGATACGTAGAGAGGTGGAATGTTTAGAGTCTCAGATTATTATTCaaagatcatcatcatctcctaGAGCAATAACAACATCATCATCTTCAGTAGATTGTGAAGTTGTTAATGATGATAAAGAAGAAGAGGGTGAGGGAGAAGAAGATTCAAGTAACTATCCTGTTTCTAAGTTGATAAAGAGTCATGAATCAATCATAAGGAGGAAGAGTGAAGAGCTTGTTTCTCCTAAGATTGAGTCTATTAAACGGCAGAGGAGCTGCAACAGCTCTAGCTCGAAGAGAGCTGTTGATGATATTGTTTCTGGTCTTGATAGCTTGGTGTGTCTCAACACTAAGatgtttgaatatttttgttatGATGGGGATGATGATAGGTGTGATGAGCATGAAGTGGTAATGGATGATGGTTTGGATGATGTTTGGAAGAAGATGCAGAAACATAGATCGGTGGCTTGTGAAAATGAGGtagaggagaaagaagatgtAGAGATGAAGTTAATGATCTTGGAAGATACTTACTTGACTCTATTCAGAGGTTTGTTAACAGATAATAAAAGGTTGCTTGAGGAACAAGGAAAGAGGGCATGCTTGGATACATCTCTAGTCTTTGATGATTTTGAGATTCTTCGCGAAGATGAGGAGTTCAGACAACAAGTGGATTGGATTATTGTAAGAGAGTTGCTAAGAGAAGTTTCAGAGAGTGTAGAGAATCTGGAAAGGGTTAAAGCTGACAATAAAAGGTTGCTTGAGAAACAAGGAAAGAAGGCATGCTTGGATACATCACCAGTCTTTAATGATCTTGAGATTCTTCGTGAAGATGAAGAATTCAGACAAGAAGTGGATTGGATTATTGTAAGAGAGTTGCTGAGAGAATTTTCAGAGACTGTAGAGAATCATGAAAGGATTGAAGCAGACAATAAAAGTTTGTTTGAGGAACAAGGAAAGAGGGCATGCTTGGATAGATCTATAGTGTCTGATGATTTTGAAATTCTTCATGAAGGTGAAGAGTTCAGACAAGAAATGGATTCGACTACTGTAACAGAGTTGCTAAGTGAAGTTTCAGAGACTTTAGATAATCAAGAAAGAATACAAGCAAACAATAAAAGGTTGCTTGAGAAAGAAGGAAAGATGGCATGCTTGGATACATCTTTAGCCTTTGATGATTTTGAGATTCTTTGTGAAGATGGAGTGTTTAGACAAGAAGTGGATTGGATTGTTGTAAGAGAATTGCTAAGAGAAGTTTCAGAGACTGTAGAGAATCTTGAAAGAATTGAAGCAGAAAATAAAAGGTTGCTTGAGGAACAGGGAAAGAGAGCATGCATGGTGATATCTTTAGTCTTTGATGATTTTGATTTCAAGATTCAAGAAAGGTTGAAGATGGCAACTTTAGGGTTACAAAACTTGGGGAAAAATATTGATTCAACGATGGATTATATGGCAGAGTTAAGACGAAAAGAATCTGTTTATAAAACAGCTTTTGTTCTTAGATGTGAAAATCTCATAAAGGCAGAAACTGAG gTTGATCTTCTGGGGGATCAAGTGGATTCTCTTGTGAAGCTTCTCCAGAAAACACTTTGGACATTCCATCAACATCCATTGCTTCTCTGCAATCACTCAGAT ATATCAGAAATCTGTAAGATGATCAAGGAAGTGTTATACGAGGATTACAAAGCAAACTAA
- the LOC108870919 gene encoding uncharacterized protein LOC108870919 has translation MERKQIKAMFFILTMIMALVCHHQSEAISFVGRLKCVLDISSVEGCVDAIKKATKGDSRGLDKQCCDAISGLTNDCLPIIFSGGPVIGLLVKAACTHKFDDAN, from the exons ATGGAGCGGAAGCAGATCAAAGCTATGTTCTTTATCTT aacaatgattaTGGCTTTGGTTTGTCATCATCAATCAGAAGCTATATCATTTGTTGGTCGTCTGAAATGCGTGTTAGATATAAGTAGCGTTGAGGGCTGTGTGGATGCCATAAAGAAAGCTACAAAGGGAGACTCTCGTGGTTTGGATAAGCAATGCTGCGACGCCATTAGTGGCCTCACCAATGACTGTTTGCCGATTATCTTCTCCGGAGGCCCCGTCATTGGCTTACTCGTTAAAGCTGCTTGCACCCATAAATTCGATGACGCTAATTAA